A region from the Gossypium hirsutum isolate 1008001.06 chromosome A08, Gossypium_hirsutum_v2.1, whole genome shotgun sequence genome encodes:
- the LOC107951931 gene encoding uncharacterized protein isoform X2 — MFSWFYGVWKLENIFQRENILLDTGKMASIWGKCLSDFISVRHFPFPLHLGNHLLPGTDISRLISLVSTSKASLALENQKTGFKK; from the exons ATGTTTTCCTGGTTTTACGGTGTTTGGaagttggaaaatattttccaaaggGAAAATATTTTACTAGACACGGGTAAAATGGCTTCAATTTGGGGAAAATGTCTTAGTGATTTCatttctgtaagacattttccatttCCTCTTCATCTAg GTAATCATCTTCTTCCAG GAACTGATATCAGTCGACTGATATCACTGGTGTCAACAAGCAAGGCTTCCCTAGCCTTAGAG AACCAAAAAACGGGGTTCAAGAAGTGA
- the LOC107951931 gene encoding uncharacterized protein isoform X1, whose protein sequence is MFSWFYGVWKLENIFQRENILLDTGKMASIWGKCLSDFISVRHFPFPLHLGKLFFFFRSSTLSFLFLPFFNFSHLFLHPGNHLLPGTDISRLISLVSTSKASLALENQKTGFKK, encoded by the exons ATGTTTTCCTGGTTTTACGGTGTTTGGaagttggaaaatattttccaaaggGAAAATATTTTACTAGACACGGGTAAAATGGCTTCAATTTGGGGAAAATGTCTTAGTGATTTCatttctgtaagacattttccatttCCTCTTCATCTAggcaagcttttttttttctttcgttcTTCAACTTTAagctttctttttcttccatTCTTTAACTTTTCCCATCTCTTTCTTCATCCAGGTAATCATCTTCTTCCAG GAACTGATATCAGTCGACTGATATCACTGGTGTCAACAAGCAAGGCTTCCCTAGCCTTAGAG AACCAAAAAACGGGGTTCAAGAAGTGA